The genomic DNA CTTTGATGCGGTTCTAAAATCAGTTCAACTTTGGTTAACTCTTGTTTATCATTATTGTTTAACTGTTCCATTTTTTCTCCTTATCTATTAACTTTAATTGTGACTTTGCAAAAAAAAAAAAAAATCAGTAGTTGAATAAATCAACTTCGAACAAATTTTTTTCTCAAAAATTATTATATAGCATATATTTTTTTATTTTAAAAAAATATATAATTTCTAAAAAGGGAGTAAGAATATGAAAAAATTACTTAGTTTTTTACAAATTGGAGTTTTAAGTACATCAATTTTGCCACTAGTTGGATGTGGAACTAATTTAGATAAGACTGCATCAAATAAGTTTGTAGATTATGTGCAAGAGCTACTTAAAGAAACTTATGATTCAGAACAAGATTTTAGAAAAATTTTAGTAGATAAGATCAAAGACTTTGAAAAAAAATATAATCTTGTAGTTTATACTGATAAAACTAGTAAACCAAAAAATAAAAATGATATTTTTTTTGATATGTATGTCGAAAGTGCGTATCATAGTTTAAACCAAAAAGAGTTAGAAATAAGAGTAACTGGAACAATTAAATACAATGGAGATTCTAGTTACACGTGAAGTCAAACTTCACAAAAGAAAAAATTTAAATTAAATACTAATTTATTAAACTGGAAAATAGACTCTGACTTAAGTAACAAAGATAATAATTTTGATAGTCAAAAAAGAAGCTCAATTAATTTTAAATCTGAACAAAAGGAAAATAACTCTCCTGTTGTAAAGTTTTTAAAAGGAAATGAAGTTATAAATTCTAATAAAAATAATAAATATGGTTCATCAGCAAATGGTTTTTCATATAACTTTAAATGAGAAGCACAAAGAGATGATGGTTTTGAACCTATTAGACAGATAAAGTTCGATTTTATAGGCTCAAAATTTGAGAACTTAGTTGACAACTTGCTAATTTTTTATATTGAAGATGGAGATTATCGTTGAATAAAAATAAACTTGCTTTAATAAATATAATTGCTTTATTAAAAATGAAAATGTATAATTAATATACAATAATTTTAAATTAGGAGGAAATATGAAAATAGAGGATCGTACATTTATCGCCCTAGACTTAGGGACAAGTAATATACTTGCTTTTGTTGGAAAACAAGGTATTGTATATGATGAACCATCAATCATGGCTTATGACACGCTTTCAAATGAATTAGTTGCTTTGGGACAAGAAGCATATGACATGTATGGAAAAACTCACGACAGCATTAGAATGATAGTTCCAATTAGAGACGGAGTTATAACAGACTTAGAAGCAGCAAAAGATATGCTTAAACACATTTTTTCAAGATTAAAAATGTTAAATGATTGAAAAAACTCAATTATTTTATTAGCTTGTCCAAGTGGAGTTACAGAACTTGAAAGAGAAGCTTTAAAACAAGTTGCATACGATATGGGAGCAGAAATTGTTCTTGTTGAAGAAGAAGTAAAAATGGCTGCATTGGGAGCAGGAATTAACATTGATATGCCAAAAGGACATGTTGTTATTGATATTGGTGGTGGAACTACTGATATTGCAATATTATCTGCAGGAGATGTAGTTATTTCTAGATCTGTTAAAGTTGCAGGAAACTATTTTGATGAAGAAATTAAAAAATACATTCGTTCAGAATATAATGTAACAATTGGAGATAGAACAGCTGAAAATGTTAAAAAAGAACTTGGTTCATTAGCAAAATACAAAGGTGAAAAAACTATGTCTGTTTTTGGTAGAGATATAGTTTCAGGATTACCAAAAGAAGCTATTATTAGTTCAGAAGAAATTAGAAACGTTTTAGTGAACTCATTTAGTGTAATCACAGATCTATTAATTGGATTAATGGAAAACACACCTCCTGAATTAGCTGGAGATATCATTACAAATGGATTTGTAATTTGTGGTGGTGGATCAAAAATTAGAGGAATTAAAGAATATTTCAATGGAATCTTCTCGGTTCCTTGTGCTTTATCACCAAACGCATTAACAGGTGTTGTTGAAGGAGCAAAAAACTTTCAAAAAGTTATTAATAGACGTCTTGAAGCAGGATACTATGGTAAAAATGCAAAAGATGTTAAAAAAGGAAGTCAAAGTAAATATATTTAATAAAACAAAAAGACCTTTTTAAAGGTCTTTTTGTTTTATATAACTAAGATATATTAAATACGTTTTTTGCATTTCTTGTTGTAATATCAATTACATCATGTTTGTTTAAATTTTTAATTTTTGCTATCTCATTAACTGTGTGAGTTATTTCTTTAGATGTATTTACTTTTCCTCTGTTTGGTACAGGAGTTAAATATGGAGCGTCTGTTTCAACAATTAAATTATTAAGAGATAGTTTTTTAACCGCATTTTGTAGTTCTGTTGCGTCTTTAAAAGTAATTACTCCAGGTATTGAAATATAATATCCTTTATCTACAAATTTTTTAGCTAAATCATATCCTCTTGTAAAACAATGAACAATGGCTCTTTTTATTTTCATTTTTTCTAATATTTTTAAAGCATCGTTGTATGCATCTTCTTTACCATCTTGATCTCTCAGGTGTAACATAACCGCTAAATCATTATCCAAAGCAATTTTGATTTGTTTTTTAAAAACTTCTTGTTGTACTTCGACATGTTCTTTTGAGTAAAAATAATCTAACCCAATTTCGCCAATTGCCACAACTTTATGCCCATGTGCTAATATTTCTATTTCTTCTAAATCTGTTTTATTAATTGTGTGCGCTTCATTTGGGTGAATCCCAACTGCTGCAAAAACTTCATCATATTTTAAAGCATATTTTGTTGCTTGTTTTGACGAAGGCACATCGTACCCCACACAGCAAAATCTATCTACTCCAACAAGTTTTGCTTCTTTTATCATTTCTTCTGTTGTGATACCTAATTCCTTATATCTTGGATCATTAAAATGTGTATGTGTATCAAATATTCTAGCCATTATGTCCCTACTTTCCTAAGCAATATTTTCTAAAAATATTGTCAATTACTTCTTCATCCATATCTATTATACCAAGTAAATTATTAATGATTTCTAAGGTTTTATACAAATCAACATTTACAATGTCAAAATCAAAACCTATTTCTAGGTTTTCGATGGATGTGTTTGTTAGATTTAGTGCTCGTTCTAAATTTGCAATACTTTCGATGCTTGTTAATATTGGCAAATCTGAATTCAATAAATCCTCGTTGTCTCACATTTCTTTTAGTCTATTTGTTAGATTTGTGATTTGGTTATTTAT from Spiroplasma tabanidicola includes the following:
- a CDS encoding TatD family hydrolase produces the protein MARIFDTHTHFNDPRYKELGITTEEMIKEAKLVGVDRFCCVGYDVPSSKQATKYALKYDEVFAAVGIHPNEAHTINKTDLEEIEILAHGHKVVAIGEIGLDYFYSKEHVEVQQEVFKKQIKIALDNDLAVMLHLRDQDGKEDAYNDALKILEKMKIKRAIVHCFTRGYDLAKKFVDKGYYISIPGVITFKDATELQNAVKKLSLNNLIVETDAPYLTPVPNRGKVNTSKEITHTVNEIAKIKNLNKHDVIDITTRNAKNVFNIS
- a CDS encoding rod shape-determining protein, giving the protein MKIEDRTFIALDLGTSNILAFVGKQGIVYDEPSIMAYDTLSNELVALGQEAYDMYGKTHDSIRMIVPIRDGVITDLEAAKDMLKHIFSRLKMLNDWKNSIILLACPSGVTELEREALKQVAYDMGAEIVLVEEEVKMAALGAGINIDMPKGHVVIDIGGGTTDIAILSAGDVVISRSVKVAGNYFDEEIKKYIRSEYNVTIGDRTAENVKKELGSLAKYKGEKTMSVFGRDIVSGLPKEAIISSEEIRNVLVNSFSVITDLLIGLMENTPPELAGDIITNGFVICGGGSKIRGIKEYFNGIFSVPCALSPNALTGVVEGAKNFQKVINRRLEAGYYGKNAKDVKKGSQSKYI